The Streptomyces sp. ICC1 DNA window CGCCTACCAGGCGCTTTCGGCCGAGACGGGCACGTTCATCGACGCCGACGAGGCCGTCACGCGCCTCGGACCGCCGCTGGAGCAGGAGCTCGCGCACTGGTTCGCCGAGGCGGAGATCCCCGCCATGGCCGACCGCTACCGGGAGATCTACCCCGCCCACGCCATCGGGCCGACCCCGGCGATGCCCGGCGCCCGCGAGGCCGTCCAGGCGGTCCGGGCGCTCGGCGGCCGCGCGATCGTCGTCACCGCCAAGCACGAGCCCAACGCCCGCCTGCACCTGGCCCACCTGGGCATCGAGCCCGACGCGGTCGTCGGCTGGCTGTGGGCGGAGGCCAAGGCGGGCGCCCTGCGCGAGTACGGCGCCCAGGTCTACGTCGGCGACCACGTCGGCGACGTACGGGGCGCACGCGCGGCCGGCGCCCTGTCGGTGACGGTCCCGACCGGCCCCTGCCCGGAGCCGGAGCTGCGGGAGGCCGGCGCCGACGTGGTCCTCGCGGACCTCACGGAGCTGCCGGCCTGGCTGGAGGAGTACGCCCGCACGCGGACCGCGTGAGGACGTACGCCCTACACCTGGGCCTGGGCCTGGGCCTGGGTCTGGGCCTGGGTCTGAGCCTGCGCCTGTGACGCGCGGGCGGCCGTGCGCTGCGCGGCCGCCGAGCGCAGCACGCCCGCCGCCGAGATGGCGAAGCCGACGCCCATGAGCATGCACACGGCCCACGCGTACGACGGGAACGGGTCGATGTCCAGGAGCAGCGGGGCCATCGTGGCGAGCGTGGCGACGGCGCCGGCGATGAAGACGATCCCGCCGGCCTTCACGAGCCCGTCGCCGGGGCGGGCCGCGTCGGGGTCGCCCGCGGTGTCGGTGGTGGCGCGGGCGGTGTCCGCGTGCTCGGGCTGAGGAGTAACAGTCACCCGGCCAGGGTAGTTCCCTGGCCGGAGCGGTCATCCACGAAGGACCGGGGAACGTCTTGTTCCCCGGAACCTGACGATTAGCCTGAGAGGTGCGGGTCGGTGACCCGCTCCACACCCGACGAGCACAAGGACAGAGGACGGACGTGCCTACCGGCAAGGTCAAGTGGTTCAACAGCGAGAAGGGCTTCGGCTTCCTCTCCCGCGACGACGGCGGCGACGTCTTCGTCCACTCCTCGGTGCTCCCCGCCGGGGTGGACGCCCTCAAGCCGGGCCAGCGCGTCGAGTTCGGCGTCGTCGCCGGGCAACGCGGTGACCAGGCGCTTTCGGTGATCGTCCTGGATCCGGCACCCTCGGTCGCGGCCGCGCAGCGGCGCAAGCCGGACGAGCTCGCCTCCATCGTGCAGGACCTCACGACCCTGTTGGAGAACGTCACGCAGCAGTTGGAGCGGGGCCGCTACCCCGACAAGGCGCACGGCTCGAAGATCGCCGACATGCTGCGCGCGGTGGCCGATCAGATGGACGTCTGACCTCTGCGTACGGCCGTGCCCCGGCTCCCGGGAGGGAGCCGGGGCACGCTCATGTCCTACGGGAAGTCCAGCGCACCGGGGGCGATGGCCGGAACAAGACCCTCCGCCGCCGCCCGCGTCAGCAGGCCGCGCACCGCCGCGTAACCGGCGTCGCCCAGGCCGGCCGTGAACTCGTTGACGTACAGCCCGATGTGCTGGTCGGCGACGGCCGGGTCCAGCTCCTGCGCGTGCGCCCGTACGTAGGGCCGGGAGGCCTCCGGGTCGGCCCAGGCCATCCGGACCGACGCGCGGGCGGACTCGGCGAGCGCGCGCAGCGCGTCCTCGCCCAGCGAGCGCTTGGCGATGATCGCGCCGAGCGGGATCGGCAGGCCGGTCGTGGACTCCCAGTGCTCGCCCATGTCGGCCAGGCAGTGCAGCCCGTAGTCCTGATAGGTGAACCGGGCCTCGTGGATGACCAGTCCGGCATCCACCCGGCCGTCGCGCACGGCCGGCATGATCTCGTGGAACGGCAGCACGACCACCTTGCCGACCCCCTCGGCCGGCAGCACGTCGGCGGCCCACAGCCGGAACAGCAGGTAGGCGGTGGAGCGTTCGCTCGGGACCGCGACCGTCTTGCCGGCCAGGCCCGCGGGGCCGTCGCCCGGTTCGCGGGTCAGGACCAGCGGCCCGCAGCCGCGCCCCAGGGCCCCGCCGCAGGGCAGCAGCGCGTACTCCTCCAGCACCCACGGCAGGACGGCGTAGGACACCTTCAGGACGTCCAGCTCACCGCGCTCGGCCATGCCGTTGGTGATGTCGATGTCCGCGAAGGTGACGTCGAGGGCGGGCGCGCCGGGGACCCGGCCGTGGGCCCAGGCGTCGAAGACGAAGGTGTCGTTCGGGCAGGGCGAGTACGCGATCCGTACGGGGCCCGCGGTGTTCTCGGAGGTCCCGGTGTTCCCGGTGTTCTCGGAGGGCGTGGCGTTCATGACGGGCCTTCCCGGGCGTCGAGTACGGGTCCCAGCGCGCGGAAGGCGCCGGCGAGCGCGGCCAGCGCGTCGCCGATCCGCCAGGCGGCGCGGTCGCGGGGACCCACGGCGTTGGAGACGGCACGGACCTCCAGGACGGGCAGCCCGTGCGCGGCGGCGGCCTCCGCGACCCCGAACCCCTCCATGGCCTCGGCCCCGGCCAGCGGATGGCGGGCCGCGAGGGCGGCTGCGCGGGCCGCGGTGCCGGTGACGGTGGAGACGGTCAGGACCGGTGCGAGCAGGGCCCCGGTGGCCTCGGCGGCGCGCGCGGCGAGCTCCGCGGGAGGCAGGTGCACGCTGCGGCCGAAGCCGAGCTCCGCGACGGGCAGGAAGCCCTGCGGGGTCTCGGCCCCCAGGTCGGCGGCGACGATGGCGTCGGCGACCACGAGGGAGCCGAGCGGGGCGGCGGGCGCGAACCCGCCGCCGATGCCGGCGGAGACGACCAGGCCGTAGCCGGGGCCGGGCGCGAGCGCCAGGGCGGTCGCGGTCCCGGCGGCCGCGGCGGCCGGGCCGACTCCGGCGACGAGGACGTCGAAGGATCCCCGGTGGTGGATGAGGTAGCCACCGGGGAGGGTGCGCGGCCCGGAGCCGGGGGTGTGGTCCGGATGAGGGACCGGACCGGGCAGG harbors:
- a CDS encoding futalosine hydrolase, producing the protein MRALIVTAVAAEADSVVSGLPGPVPHPDHTPGSGPRTLPGGYLIHHRGSFDVLVAGVGPAAAAAGTATALALAPGPGYGLVVSAGIGGGFAPAAPLGSLVVADAIVAADLGAETPQGFLPVAELGFGRSVHLPPAELAARAAEATGALLAPVLTVSTVTGTAARAAALAARHPLAGAEAMEGFGVAEAAAAHGLPVLEVRAVSNAVGPRDRAAWRIGDALAALAGAFRALGPVLDAREGPS
- a CDS encoding HAD family hydrolase, with the protein product MSSETLLTVGFDLDMTLIDSRPGIKAAYQALSAETGTFIDADEAVTRLGPPLEQELAHWFAEAEIPAMADRYREIYPAHAIGPTPAMPGAREAVQAVRALGGRAIVVTAKHEPNARLHLAHLGIEPDAVVGWLWAEAKAGALREYGAQVYVGDHVGDVRGARAAGALSVTVPTGPCPEPELREAGADVVLADLTELPAWLEEYARTRTA
- a CDS encoding cold-shock protein; amino-acid sequence: MPTGKVKWFNSEKGFGFLSRDDGGDVFVHSSVLPAGVDALKPGQRVEFGVVAGQRGDQALSVIVLDPAPSVAAAQRRKPDELASIVQDLTTLLENVTQQLERGRYPDKAHGSKIADMLRAVADQMDV
- a CDS encoding 1,4-dihydroxy-6-naphthoate synthase, translating into MNATPSENTGNTGTSENTAGPVRIAYSPCPNDTFVFDAWAHGRVPGAPALDVTFADIDITNGMAERGELDVLKVSYAVLPWVLEEYALLPCGGALGRGCGPLVLTREPGDGPAGLAGKTVAVPSERSTAYLLFRLWAADVLPAEGVGKVVVLPFHEIMPAVRDGRVDAGLVIHEARFTYQDYGLHCLADMGEHWESTTGLPIPLGAIIAKRSLGEDALRALAESARASVRMAWADPEASRPYVRAHAQELDPAVADQHIGLYVNEFTAGLGDAGYAAVRGLLTRAAAEGLVPAIAPGALDFP